The following proteins are encoded in a genomic region of Vulpes vulpes isolate BD-2025 chromosome X, VulVul3, whole genome shotgun sequence:
- the LOC140596090 gene encoding synaptonemal complex protein 3-like produces MPRVGRKRLGRKAPAEPQRVAACDSGRGGSGELSGPEAAAAAEGNNPVADKHGRKRASPGPREEDVGNEIQKMLQGLGGGIKQALLAKRKMFEANAKASLKSTNEKIEQGWKIQQEQRQNLHFKYSQQFLTLFQKWDTDMRRAQEQEAKLAGMFQEQQKILQQARIVQNQRLEKLRNVYKEFLKRSQALDKDHERFLTDEQSEVREEIAKLQNKIMREAQQQELAMVRKSLHSLLF; encoded by the exons ATGCCTCGGGTTGGCAGGAAGCGCCTGGGGAGGAAAGCCCCTGCGGAGCCCCAGAGAGTGGCAGCCTGTGATTCGGGCAGAGGAGGGAGCGGAGAGCTGAGTGGGccagaggctgctgctgctgcggaaG GAAACAATCCAGTAGCCGATAAACATGGGCGAAAGAGGGCTTCTCCCGGACCGCGTGAGGAAGACGTGGG AAACGAAATACAGAAGATGCTGCAAGGACTTGGAG GTGGCATTAAACAGGCTCttcttgcaaaaagaaaaatgtttgaagcAAATGCAAAAGCTTCTCTGAAAAGCACTAACGAAAAAATTGAGCAGGGTTGGAAAATACAGCAAGAACAAAG GCAGAATCTTCATTTCAAATACTCTCAGCAGTTTCTGACTCTCTTTCAGAAGTGGGATACCGACATGAGGAGAGCCCAGGAACAGGAAGCAAAACTAGCT GGTATGTTTCAAGAGCAACAAAAGATTCTGCAACAAGCTAGAATTGTTCAGAACCAGAGGCTGGAAAAATTAAGAAACGtgtacaaagaattcttaaag AGATCACAGGCTTTGGACAAGGACCATGAACGCTTTCTTACTGATGAACAAAGTGAAGTCAGGGAAGAAATCGCCAAGttgcaaaacaaaattatgagGGAAGCT cagcagcaagagcTGGCAATGGTTCGGAAGTCTCTTCATTCCCTGTTGTTCTGA